Proteins from a genomic interval of Sulfurimonas sp. HSL3-2:
- a CDS encoding DUF3373 family protein translates to MKKLLFLALPLILSADNAALQKRLDELEAKVRLLEKNDQENSQDIKEMTPILEKTEMRSILDKIDFSPELELRVDKFDYTLGKIAGEDTRIYGNPDYQPDGTYQRRDEFSKHFDPAGYIRVRLNMKAQLDDQVSFYGRMVFATSSQSYQRLCILSRDIKSVSASSAFDIERAYFDYSADKSSPNAFTFSFGVLPTTGGTPMQFAQNTKRKSMFPALVFDMNTYGVIATQKFNNNTFIRAIAAKAYTMRGQFYPYQCNRENIDNADVLGLYADTKFHFFGNALLSGGINYLYNLKAHPYLGPDVTSDNANVLGNMMTLGLGLDIAEFNEKDIDLFAHGAMSIPDGNGKVDDYQIVNDVNGTTASGTVGFSTAAYAKGPMISSNGYAFYTGTKYGINERFDLGLEYNYGSKYWFSATQGAEDIYNKLSTRGHVGEAYVIWKFHKNLYTKVGYLYTKEEYTGSGWHFGEPASKDGTQQVGYISINAKY, encoded by the coding sequence AAATGATCAAGAGAACTCTCAAGATATAAAAGAGATGACTCCTATTTTAGAAAAAACGGAGATGAGATCGATCTTGGATAAGATAGATTTTTCACCTGAACTTGAACTTCGCGTAGATAAGTTCGATTATACTCTTGGAAAGATCGCAGGCGAAGATACCAGAATATACGGTAATCCTGATTATCAGCCTGACGGTACATATCAAAGAAGAGATGAGTTCTCAAAGCATTTCGATCCTGCAGGATATATCCGTGTACGACTCAATATGAAAGCTCAGCTTGACGATCAGGTGAGTTTTTACGGGAGGATGGTATTTGCCACCTCTTCACAATCCTATCAAAGACTTTGTATCCTCTCTCGTGATATTAAGTCTGTTTCAGCTTCAAGTGCTTTTGATATAGAGCGTGCTTATTTTGATTACAGTGCCGATAAATCTTCACCCAATGCCTTTACTTTCAGTTTCGGAGTTTTGCCTACGACAGGCGGGACACCGATGCAGTTTGCACAAAATACAAAAAGAAAATCGATGTTTCCAGCACTTGTTTTCGATATGAACACATACGGTGTGATCGCAACACAAAAGTTCAATAACAATACTTTTATCCGCGCGATCGCTGCAAAAGCTTATACGATGCGCGGACAGTTCTATCCATATCAGTGTAATCGGGAAAATATAGATAATGCGGATGTACTCGGTCTTTATGCTGATACAAAGTTTCATTTTTTCGGAAATGCACTGCTTTCTGGAGGGATCAACTATCTGTATAACTTAAAAGCGCATCCTTACCTTGGTCCAGACGTTACATCGGACAATGCAAATGTCCTTGGTAATATGATGACACTCGGACTCGGTCTGGATATAGCAGAGTTCAATGAGAAGGATATTGATCTGTTCGCACACGGAGCGATGTCTATTCCTGACGGTAACGGTAAAGTGGATGACTATCAGATAGTCAACGACGTGAACGGGACTACCGCTTCTGGAACGGTTGGTTTCTCAACGGCTGCCTATGCAAAAGGTCCGATGATCAGTTCTAACGGATATGCTTTTTATACAGGTACAAAGTACGGCATAAATGAACGTTTTGATCTTGGTCTGGAGTATAACTACGGAAGCAAGTACTGGTTCAGTGCTACTCAGGGTGCGGAAGATATATACAATAAACTCTCTACCCGCGGACATGTAGGTGAAGCATATGTGATATGGAAGTTTCATAAGAACCTTTATACAAAGGTGGGTTATCTCTATACCAAAGAGGAATATACCGGCTCAGGATGGCATTTTGGAGAGCCTGCAAGCAAAGACGGAACCCAGCAAGTGGGATATATCTCAATCAATGCTAAATACTAG
- a CDS encoding bifunctional diguanylate cyclase/phosphodiesterase produces the protein MKFKRKLYFYLSIGMAFMLIPLYLSIQSMKSTTEMIDFIVNEQIRLSELSYKLDNDIKINNSDVLTAIILNNKSTRINVQESFKNVKDDINQVDEFLKEIDFKHDKLVEKVDVIRRRVVGYEAVNQSINEALKSQNTEDIEDALLGFSKINKKFSEDTNGLLELVKSELEKDIYNLKITNSDMKLRIFLSFSGSFLIIIFSIYKLISLNTKVKIQLKRAEDAEKEQRYLKGELAKYNDDLEKEIEKKTEELHSKIYTNYISGLPNRNQLLLDMQEQNFLYMAILDIDKFQQFNDIYGEELGNTAIRMSADFISRSVPAENNMLYHITGDEFVIATQNKKLSKTDFITKIEELLEEYKHNEFRYEDKTFNLIMSAGLSFSGASKMLAYADMALKNAKKKNISLGIFEDDKKIEEEHIKIIECYNTLLRSFENNTIVSYFQPILPLSDKSKPRKYESLVRIIDDGKVIPPITFIDVAKKHRLYQKLTQVVIENTLSVIERYKVPCSINISVDDIISKSTLEFLYKKLDSFEYSNLITIELLETEDFQDYEDVLEFCKNIRSYGAKIALDDFGSGYSNFSHALNLPIDYIKIDASIISNIDRDKNSQVMVETIVDLARKMNVETIAEFVSSVEILETVTSLGVDYAQGFYIGKPEPITYYIK, from the coding sequence ATGAAATTTAAAAGAAAACTTTATTTTTATCTTTCTATCGGAATGGCTTTTATGCTTATTCCGCTGTACTTGAGTATCCAAAGTATGAAATCGACTACTGAGATGATCGATTTTATAGTAAATGAACAGATACGACTCTCTGAGCTTTCATATAAACTCGATAATGATATAAAGATCAATAACTCCGATGTGCTAACAGCCATCATCCTCAATAATAAATCTACAAGAATAAATGTCCAGGAATCCTTTAAAAATGTCAAAGATGATATCAATCAAGTAGACGAGTTTTTAAAAGAGATCGATTTTAAGCATGATAAACTGGTTGAAAAGGTGGATGTCATCAGACGCAGGGTTGTCGGATATGAAGCTGTAAACCAATCAATAAACGAAGCATTAAAAAGTCAAAATACCGAAGATATAGAAGATGCACTGCTTGGATTCAGCAAGATAAACAAAAAGTTCAGTGAAGACACAAACGGCTTGTTAGAACTTGTAAAAAGTGAACTTGAAAAAGACATATACAATCTAAAGATCACTAACAGTGATATGAAACTCAGGATATTTCTTTCGTTCAGCGGTTCATTTTTGATCATTATCTTCTCTATATATAAGCTTATATCGTTAAACACGAAAGTAAAGATACAGCTAAAACGTGCCGAAGATGCAGAGAAAGAGCAGAGATATTTAAAAGGTGAACTTGCGAAATATAATGATGACTTGGAAAAAGAGATAGAGAAGAAAACAGAGGAACTGCATTCGAAGATATATACGAACTATATAAGCGGATTGCCAAATAGAAATCAGCTGCTTTTAGATATGCAGGAGCAGAACTTTTTATATATGGCGATCTTAGATATCGACAAGTTCCAGCAGTTTAACGATATTTACGGAGAAGAGTTAGGCAATACCGCTATTAGGATGAGTGCCGACTTTATAAGCAGATCTGTGCCGGCAGAAAATAATATGTTGTATCATATAACAGGGGATGAGTTTGTCATAGCTACTCAGAATAAAAAACTTTCTAAAACAGACTTTATTACGAAGATAGAGGAACTTTTAGAAGAGTATAAACATAATGAGTTTAGATATGAGGACAAAACATTTAATCTTATTATGAGTGCAGGTCTCTCCTTCTCAGGTGCTTCAAAGATGCTCGCATATGCTGATATGGCATTAAAAAATGCTAAAAAGAAAAACATCTCTTTAGGGATATTTGAAGACGACAAGAAGATAGAAGAGGAGCACATCAAGATAATAGAGTGCTACAATACTCTTCTTCGTTCTTTTGAAAACAATACTATTGTCTCATATTTTCAACCGATCTTACCGCTTAGCGATAAGTCAAAACCAAGAAAGTATGAATCACTGGTAAGGATTATAGATGACGGGAAGGTGATACCGCCGATCACTTTTATTGATGTGGCAAAGAAACACAGACTCTATCAAAAGCTTACACAGGTAGTGATAGAGAACACACTGTCCGTAATAGAGAGATATAAAGTCCCGTGTTCTATCAATATCTCGGTCGACGACATTATAAGTAAGTCTACTCTGGAGTTTTTATATAAAAAACTTGACAGTTTTGAATATAGTAACCTTATAACGATAGAGCTTTTAGAAACAGAAGATTTTCAGGACTATGAAGATGTCTTGGAATTTTGTAAGAACATACGTTCATACGGTGCGAAGATCGCGTTGGATGATTTTGGAAGCGGGTATTCTAACTTTTCGCATGCACTCAATCTTCCTATCGATTATATAAAGATAGACGCTTCTATCATATCAAATATAGACAGAGATAAAAATTCTCAGGTGATGGTCGAGACCATAGTGGATCTGGCTCGTAAGATGAACGTAGAGACGATCGCAGAGTTCGTTTCATCAGTCGAGATACTTGAGACGGTGACATCGCTTGGAGTTGATTATGCCCAAGGTTTTTATATAGGTAAACCGGAGCCGATCACATATTACATAAAATGA
- the ovoA gene encoding 5-histidylcysteine sulfoxide synthase, giving the protein MNRYYSYPPTLEGSDNKREEIRRYFHNSYDMFERLFDLLKDDTVFYKQSEPSRHPMIFYFGHTATFFINKLILSGIIKNRVNPEFESIFAIGVDEMVWDDLESSHYRWPKVEEVRAYRAKVREIVDELISTLPLSLPIKWDDPFWIILMGIEHERIHIETSSVLHRQMPIEYIKEVEEFDIFEDAKSSYPQNVMVGISGNTLTLGKDFDHHLYGWDNEYGTLTCKVDDFKVSKFLVSNGEFLEFVENGGYEDATLWDEEGLRFLQIKGAKYPAFWIKEGDELKYRTLSRVIEMPKNWPVDVNALEAQAYCRYISRRDGVTYSLPSEAQWYRLYEYADLKDVPDLDDKKANINLSHHLSACSVDRFAFKDIYDVIGNVWQWTDTPIDGFEGFKVHPAYDDFSTPTFDTKHNIIKGGSFISTGNEIMKHSRYAFRRHFYQHAGFRYVINSTQTEEKEPDIYESDELVSQYCEFQYGEEHFGVKNFAVTCAKRAALLAVNKTKALDLGCATGRASFELAEHFDEVEGVDFSARFISVATRLKDDGYIAYHAKEEGDLFRLKRVTIEDLGYDHIKEKVMFWQGDACNLKPNLHSYDLVMATNLIDRLYNPRLFLDTIDTRLNKDGVLVLTSPYTWQESSTEKEFWLGGYKDEEGNEIRTIDNLKKILEDRFELIYLEDIPFVIQETARKYQHTISQMSVWKKR; this is encoded by the coding sequence TTGAACAGATATTACAGTTATCCGCCTACACTTGAAGGCAGTGATAATAAACGTGAAGAGATACGCAGATACTTTCATAACAGCTATGATATGTTTGAGAGACTTTTCGATCTTTTAAAAGATGATACGGTTTTCTATAAACAATCAGAACCCTCACGCCATCCTATGATATTTTACTTCGGTCACACAGCGACCTTCTTTATAAATAAACTCATACTTTCAGGCATCATCAAAAATCGGGTCAATCCTGAGTTTGAGTCGATCTTTGCGATCGGTGTGGACGAGATGGTATGGGACGATCTGGAAAGCTCGCATTACAGATGGCCTAAAGTAGAAGAGGTCAGAGCGTACAGGGCTAAGGTCAGAGAGATTGTTGATGAACTTATATCGACACTTCCATTGTCCCTGCCTATAAAATGGGATGATCCTTTTTGGATCATCCTTATGGGGATCGAACATGAACGCATCCATATAGAGACATCTTCGGTACTGCATAGACAGATGCCTATAGAGTATATAAAAGAGGTCGAAGAGTTTGATATCTTCGAAGATGCAAAAAGCAGTTACCCGCAAAATGTGATGGTCGGTATAAGCGGCAACACACTGACTCTTGGAAAAGATTTTGATCATCATCTTTACGGATGGGATAACGAATACGGAACCCTTACATGTAAGGTCGATGATTTTAAAGTCTCAAAGTTTTTGGTAAGCAACGGCGAGTTCTTGGAGTTTGTAGAAAACGGCGGTTATGAGGATGCGACCCTTTGGGATGAAGAGGGTCTGAGATTTCTACAGATCAAAGGTGCCAAGTATCCTGCTTTTTGGATCAAAGAGGGCGATGAGTTGAAGTACAGGACGCTAAGCCGTGTCATAGAGATGCCTAAAAACTGGCCTGTCGATGTCAATGCCCTTGAAGCGCAGGCGTACTGCAGGTATATTTCAAGACGCGACGGTGTAACATACTCGCTTCCTAGCGAAGCACAGTGGTATAGACTCTATGAGTATGCTGATCTGAAAGATGTGCCGGATCTTGATGACAAAAAAGCCAATATCAATCTTTCTCATCATCTTTCAGCCTGCAGTGTGGACAGGTTTGCGTTTAAAGATATCTATGACGTCATCGGTAATGTCTGGCAGTGGACGGATACGCCGATAGACGGGTTTGAAGGGTTTAAAGTCCATCCTGCATATGATGATTTTTCCACGCCTACTTTTGACACGAAGCACAATATCATAAAAGGCGGCTCTTTTATCAGTACGGGAAATGAGATAATGAAACATTCCCGTTACGCATTCCGCCGACATTTTTACCAGCATGCAGGCTTTAGATATGTCATAAACTCGACACAAACAGAAGAGAAAGAACCTGATATCTATGAAAGTGATGAACTGGTATCTCAATACTGCGAGTTTCAATACGGTGAAGAGCATTTCGGTGTTAAAAACTTTGCGGTCACATGTGCAAAAAGAGCGGCGCTCTTAGCGGTGAACAAGACAAAAGCACTTGATCTGGGTTGTGCGACCGGACGTGCTTCGTTTGAACTAGCAGAGCATTTCGATGAGGTAGAGGGAGTCGATTTTTCAGCGAGATTCATCTCCGTTGCGACAAGACTCAAAGATGACGGCTACATTGCGTATCATGCAAAAGAGGAGGGTGATCTCTTCCGTTTAAAAAGAGTCACCATAGAGGATCTTGGATATGATCACATCAAAGAGAAAGTGATGTTCTGGCAGGGAGACGCCTGTAACCTCAAACCGAACCTTCACTCTTACGATCTGGTGATGGCGACGAATCTGATCGACAGGCTTTACAACCCAAGACTCTTTTTAGACACGATAGACACCAGACTGAACAAAGACGGTGTTCTTGTCCTGACATCGCCGTATACATGGCAGGAAAGTTCGACTGAAAAAGAGTTTTGGCTTGGCGGATACAAAGATGAAGAGGGCAATGAGATAAGAACGATCGATAATCTTAAAAAAATACTAGAAGATAGATTTGAGCTTATATACCTGGAAGATATCCCTTTTGTCATACAAGAGACGGCAAGAAAGTATCAGCACACGATCTCGCAGATGAGTGTATGGAAAAAAAGATGA
- a CDS encoding pyridoxal phosphate-dependent aminotransferase, translating into MKYDFSTSAKRENSNAEKYTLREKLFGKNDVLPMWVADMDIDTPPFIIEALKKRLEHPNFGYEEMPSSVYQAQIEWMKRHHGITFEEKELLYSHSVVASINAAIEAFSEEGEKVIVQTPVYPPFFKSVTHHNRKVLFNPLKRDERGRYTFDVEDLISKIDKETKLLLLCSPHNPVGRVWKKEELERIAEVCLEHNVVVFADEIHSDLVYAPNKHIPFAGLSDEVRDITVTALGVGKTFNLAGFAISTVAISNELLRQKFKKVYDNIHFAQGTTLGHVAMQSAYTDGNEWLEELKIHLLKNSTMLMDICKKYNDKISYIQPEGTYLAWLDCSKMGFGDKELRDFFINRAGLGLSPGISFSKEGSGFMRLNFAVSTQIMKQAMDQLDKALGAMK; encoded by the coding sequence ATGAAGTATGATTTTTCTACATCGGCAAAACGGGAAAACAGCAATGCAGAGAAATACACTTTAAGAGAGAAGCTTTTCGGTAAAAACGACGTGCTGCCTATGTGGGTGGCTGATATGGACATAGATACGCCGCCTTTTATAATAGAAGCTTTGAAAAAAAGACTGGAACACCCGAACTTCGGATATGAAGAGATGCCCTCATCTGTTTATCAGGCGCAGATAGAATGGATGAAAAGACATCACGGCATCACATTTGAAGAGAAAGAACTTCTTTACTCCCACTCGGTCGTTGCGAGCATCAATGCAGCCATTGAAGCCTTCAGTGAAGAGGGTGAGAAGGTCATCGTCCAAACACCCGTTTATCCGCCGTTTTTTAAAAGCGTGACACACCATAACAGAAAGGTGCTGTTCAATCCTCTTAAAAGAGATGAGAGGGGAAGATATACTTTTGATGTAGAAGACCTGATCTCAAAGATCGACAAAGAGACAAAGCTTCTGCTTCTGTGCTCGCCTCACAATCCCGTAGGTCGTGTTTGGAAAAAAGAGGAGCTTGAAAGGATCGCAGAGGTCTGTTTAGAGCATAATGTAGTCGTCTTTGCCGATGAGATACACAGCGACTTGGTCTATGCACCCAATAAGCATATTCCCTTTGCAGGCTTAAGCGATGAGGTGAGAGATATCACTGTTACGGCGTTGGGTGTCGGAAAGACATTTAATCTTGCGGGTTTCGCCATCAGTACCGTTGCGATCTCAAATGAACTTTTGCGCCAAAAGTTTAAAAAAGTGTATGATAATATACATTTTGCACAGGGGACTACGCTCGGGCATGTGGCTATGCAGAGTGCTTATACAGACGGTAATGAGTGGCTTGAAGAGTTAAAAATCCATCTGCTGAAAAATAGTACGATGTTAATGGATATTTGCAAGAAATATAATGATAAAATTTCGTATATCCAACCTGAAGGCACATATCTGGCATGGCTTGATTGTTCTAAAATGGGGTTTGGCGATAAAGAGCTGAGAGATTTTTTTATAAACAGAGCCGGACTGGGGCTTTCTCCGGGGATCTCGTTTTCAAAAGAGGGAAGCGGATTCATGCGGTTGAATTTTGCTGTATCGACACAGATCATGAAACAGGCTATGGATCAATTGGATAAGGCATTGGGAGCAATGAAATGA